In Sphingopyxis macrogoltabida, the sequence CGACCGGGCCTTCCGACGGACGCAATTTCATTTGCACGAGCATGACGGCCGACAGGATGCCGCCCCCGATCGCCATGACGGTCAACGTCGGCATAAACAGGGGCAGGGGCACCCAAAGCATCACGGCACCGATCATCTTGACGTCGCCGCCGCCCATCGCGCCAATCGCGAACAGGCCGACGAAGGCCAGGAACACGGCAAAGGCGGCACCGAACTGGATCGGCACATCGGGCCAGACCGGCA encodes:
- a CDS encoding A24 family peptidase, whose translation is MENGSLALALMALLAVLMIAAAISDLRSRTISNGLNAAMALLAIPFWIAIGLPVWPDVPIQFGAAFAVFLAFVGLFAIGAMGGGDVKMIGAVMLWVPLPLFMPTLTVMAIGGGILSAVMLVQMKLRPSEGPVEVPYGVAIAAAGLWVLHQQYLNQFQSIGST